One Setaria italica strain Yugu1 chromosome II, Setaria_italica_v2.0, whole genome shotgun sequence DNA segment encodes these proteins:
- the LOC101759149 gene encoding LOW QUALITY PROTEIN: L-type lectin-domain containing receptor kinase IV.1 (The sequence of the model RefSeq protein was modified relative to this genomic sequence to represent the inferred CDS: deleted 2 bases in 1 codon), with protein MLLQLCAALVLLLVPAHRGAAATGGGSDGHQFVYNGFAGASMSLDGSAEVTPNGLLMLTNGTIQMKGHAFHTDPLPFGGAAQKPRSFSTTFVFAIYGPYVDLSSHGLAFFVSPDKELLSTALPGQFLGLLNTTYNGNRSAHIFAVEFDTLLNADFHDINSNHVGIDVNSLRSIAAADAGYYDDGTGRFRNLSLVSRKAIQVWVDYDGEATQVTVTMAPLGVPRPKKPLLQTAVDLSGVMRGTAYVGFTSATGVLFSRHFVAGWSFALDGPAPPLNVAALPGLPPAGSKPRSKVLEIVLPIASVTLLLAVGVSIFTLVRRRIKYTEVREDWETALGTHRFSYKELFHATKGFSEKRLLGKGGFGSVYKGALHKSGMEVAVKKVSHEPKHGMKELVTEVSSIGRLRHRNLVQLLGYCRRKGELLLVYDYMPNGSLDKYLYDRSKGTLDWPQRFHIIRGVASGLLYLHEDWEQVVVHRDVKASNVLLDSGMNGRLGDFGLARLYGHGDDPQTTHVVGTMGYLAPELGHTGKATPAADVFSFGAFLLEVTCGRRPVGEDEHKNCVVLVDWVAEHWRRGLIIDAADTMIPSGFDPDEITLVLKLGLMCSHPLPNARPSMRQVIQYLDGDMPLPNLSSTSLNFTMLGRMYGTDFNQNMISYPSSDQGLAFVVAPTTALSAANGGAQYLGLNVINDGSASDHFLAVELDTIMNPELGDIDSNHVGVDVNSLVSQRASSAGYYNDRAGGAFQELRLNSREPMQVWVDYDGQARQLNVTLGPGRVPKPKRPLLSMNIDLSTVVADPAYIGFSSTSSIMLTSHYVLGWSFCLDGPASPLDFSKLPFLPPVGPKPRSKVFVVALPLAIALLVIAVVAAVFLILRRRRRYAEVREDWEDEFGPHRFSYKDLFHATDGFKDSNLLGVGGFGRVYKGILAPSNLEIAVKKVSHDSRQGIREFVAEVVSIGRIRHRNLVQLLGYCRREGELLLVYDYMANGSLDRHLHDQQSPALSWNVRYRIIKGVAASLLYLHEYCEQVVIHRDVKASNVLLDGEMDSKLSDFGLAKLYDHGTDPQSTHVAGTIGYLAPELIRTGKATLNRCVCIWCVPLGGRLWTEADRSR; from the exons ATGCTCCTTCAGCTCTGCGCCGCTCTGGTCCTTCTCCTCGTGCCCGCTCACCGCGGGGCcgcggccaccggcggcggcagcgacggccaCCAGTTCGTCTACAACGGCTTCGCGGGCGCGAGCATGTCCCTCGATGGCTCGGCCGAGGTGACGCCGAACGGCCTCCTCATGCTCACCAACGGCACCATCCAGATGAAGGGCCACGCCTTCCACACGGACCCCCTGCCgttcggcggcgccgcccagaAGCCGCGGTCCTTCTCGACCACCTTCGTGTTCGCCATCTACGGCCCGTACGTCGACCTGAGCAGCCACGGCCTGGCGTTCTTCGTCTCGCCCGACAAGGAACTGCTATCCACCGCGTTGCCGGGCCAGTTCCTGGGCCTGCTCAACACCACCTACAACGGCAACCGGAGCGCCCACATCTTCGCCGTGGAGTTCGACACGCTCCTCAACGCCGACTTCCACGACATCAACAGCAACCATGTCGGGATCGACGTTAACAGCCTCAGGTCGATCGCTGCCGCTGACGCCGGGTACTACGACGATGGCACGGGGCGGTTCCGGAACCTGAGCCTGGTAAGCCGGAAGGCCATACAGGTCTGGGTGGACTACGACGGCGAGGCCACGCAGGTCACCGTGACCATGGCCCCTCTGGGCGTGCCCAGGCCGAAGAAGCCGTTGCTGCAGACCGCCGTCGACCTTTCCGGTGTGATGCGGGGCACGGCGTACGTGGGGTTCACGTCGGCGACGGGCGTCCTCTTCTCACGCCACTTCGTGGCCGGCTGGAGTTTCGCGCTGGACGGACCCGCCCCGCCGCTGAACGTCGCGGCGCTGCCTGGCTTGCCGCCGGCGGGGTCCAAGCCACGGTCGAAGGTGTTGGAGATCGTGCTGCCCATAGCGTCGGTGACGCTGTTGCTCGCCGTGGGCGTCTCGATTTTCACCCTGGTGCGGCGGCGGATCAAGTACACCGAGGTGCGCGAGGACTGGGAGACAGCGTTGGGGACGCACCGGTTCTCCTACAAGGAACTGTTCCATGCGACCAAGGGATTCAGCGAGAAGCGACTGCTCGGGAAAGGAGGGTTTGGAAGTGTGTACAAGGGCGCTCTCCACAAGTCCGGCATGGAGGTCGCGGTGAAGAAGGTGTCTCATGAGCCAAAGCATGGCATGAAGGAATTGGTCACAGAGGTTTCAAGTATTGGACGACTGCGTCACCGCAACCTCGTGCAATTACTTGGCTACTGCCGGCGCAAAGGTGAACTTCTCTTGGTCTACGATTACATGCCAAATGGTAGCCTAGACAAATACTTGTACGATCGGAGCAAGGGTACACTGGATTGGCCTCAGAGATTTCATATCATCAGAGGAGTGGCATCTGGACTACTATACCTCCATGAGGATTGGGAACAAGTTGTGGTTCACCGAGATGTCAAGGCAAGCAATGTGCTCCTCGACAGCGGGATGAATGGACGACTAGGAGATTTCGGACTCGCAAGGTTGTATGGACATGGAGACGATCCCCAAACAACCCATGTGGTTGGTACTATGGGGTACCTAGCACCTGAATTAGGGCACACCGGCAAGGCAACTCCAGCAGCTGATGTGTTCTCCTTCGGTGCATTCCTTCTAGAAGTCACTTGCGGGCGAAGGCCGGTCGGGGAAGATGAGCACAAGAACTGCGTCGTGCTTGTGGATTGGGTAGCTGAGCATTGGCGCAGGGGTTTGATCATTGATGCGGCGGACACGATGATCCCGAGTGGATTTGATCCTGATGAGATCACTCTAGTACTTAAGCTAGGGTTGATGTGCTCGCACCCATTACCCAACGCAAGGCCAAGCATGCGGCAAGTCATACAGTATCTCGATGGTGATATGCCCCTTCCCAACTTGTCATCAACATCCCTAAATTTTACCATGCTGGGCCGGATGTATGGCACGGATTTCAACCAGAATATGAT CTCGTATCCTTCGTC CGACCAAGGCCTCGCCTTCGTGGTCGCCCCGACCACCGCCCTCTCCGCGGCGAACGGCGGCGCGCAGTACCTGGGCCTCAACGTGATCAACGACGGCTCGGCGAGCGACCACTTCCTGGCCGTCGAGCTCGACACCATCATGAACCCCGAGTTAGGCGACATCGACAGCAACCACGTCGGCGTCGACGTCAACAGCCTCGTGTCTCAGCGAGCCAGCTCAGCCGGCTACTACAAcgaccgcgccggcggcgcctttCAAGAACTGAGGCTAAACAGCCGTGAGCCGATGCAAGTGTGGGTGGACTACGACGGCCAGGCCAGGCAGCTCAATGTGACCCTAGGTCCGGGGCGAGTGCCAAAGCCCAAGAGACCTCTTCTCTCCATGAACATTGATCTTTCGACGGTCGTCGCCGATCCGGCGTACATTGGCTTCTCGTCGACGTCCAGTATCATGTTGACGAGCCACTACGTGCTCGGATGGAGCTTCTGCTTGGACGGGCCAGCTTCTCCTCTGGACTTCTCCAAGCTTCCGTTCCTGCCGCCCGTGGGTCCGAAGCCTCGGTCCAAGGTGTTCGTTGTCGCGCTGCCACTCGCCATCGCCTTGCTAGTGATTGCAGTGGTAGCAGCCGTCTTCCTGATCCTACGGAGAAGGCGCCGGTATGCCGAGGTGCGGGAAGATTGGGAGGATGAGTTCGGCCCGCACCGGTTCTCATACAAAGATTTGTTCCATGCCACCGATGGCTTCAAGGATAGCAACTTACTTGGCGTCGGAGGGTTCGGGAGAGTATACAAAGGGATACTTGCGCCATCCAATTTGGAGATCGCGGTGAAGAAGGTGTCACATGATTCGAGACAAGGAATCAGAGAGTTTGTCGCTGAGGTGGTGAGCATTGGCCGCATCCGGCACCGGAACCTCGTGCAGTTACTGGGCTACTGCAGGCGTGAAGGTGAACTTCTCTTGGTGTACGACTACATGGCAAATGGCAGTCTTGATAGACACTTACATGATCAGCAATCGCCAGCACTTTCTTGGAATGTGAGGTACAGGATCATCAAAGGCGTTGCAGCAAGCCTCCTGTATCTACACGAGTACTGCGAGCAAGTTGTTATCCATCGAGATGTAAAAGCGAGCAATGTGCTCTTGGATGGCGAGATGGACAGTAAGCTCAGCGACTTCGGCTTGGCCAAACTGTATGACCATGGCACCGATCCTCAGAGCACACACGTTGCCGGGACCATAGGGTACCTTGCGCCAGAGCTCATACGCACGGGGAAGGCAACA CTTAACCGATGTGTTTGCATTTGGTGTGTTCCTCTTGGAGGTCGCTTGTGGACGGAGGCCGATCGATCACGATGA
- the LOC101755754 gene encoding vacuolar protein sorting-associated protein 62 translates to MQRSKSCLPCVPMGTAALPIEKHFVPPVALPSWPASVSDGGFAKGSIDLGGLEVRQITTFAKVWSTTQGGEDGVGATFFKPSPVPAGFSVLGHYAQPNSRPLFGHVLVARDTSGTGALLAAPVDYNLVWSSPDGAGHFWLPTAPDGYKAVGAVVTATSDKPSPDEVRCVRADFTDACETEKPELSNSDKDGFSAATLRPAVRGIDARGVHAGTFLAQSSVTPANASSLACLKNNSASYTSAMPDLAQVNSLLAAYAPHVYLHPNESYFPSSATWFFENGALLYQKGSQIPTPVAADGSNLPQGGGNDGGYWLDLPADNKQREKVKKSDLASAKVYVQAKPMLGGTVTDLAVWIFYPFNGPARAKVGFLTIPLGEIGEHVGDWEHVTLRVSNFSGELRRMYFSQHSAGTWVEASQLEYLDAGDGGNRPVAYASRHGHALYPKAGLVLQGDSRLGVGIRNDTSRGSRLDTGGAGRCEVVSAEYLGVAEPAWLGFERGWGPKEEYVIGRVINRVAWILPRSVRERLAKLVEKVFVGDGPTGPKMHGNWRNDEREAR, encoded by the exons ATGCAAAGGAGCAAGTCGTGCTTGCCTTGCGTGCCCAtggggacggcggcgctgccCATTGAGAAGCACTTCGTTCCTCCGGTTGCGCTACCATCTTGGCCAGCCTCAG TTTCAGATGGAGGATTTGCGAAGGGCAGCATAGACCTTGGAGGCCTAGAAGTGCGCCAAATCACCACGTTCGCTAAGGTCTGGTCCACCACGCAAGGTGGAGAGGACGGCGTCGGCGCCACCTTCTTCAAGCCCTCGCCGGTCCCTGCCGGCTTCTCCGTGCTCGGCCACTACGCGCAGCCCAACAGCCGGCCTCTCTTCGGTCACGTGCTCGTCGCTCGGGACACGTCCGGCACCGGAGCACTCCTTGCCGCGCCCGTGGACTACAACCTCGTCTGGTCCAGCCCGGACGGCGCCGGCCATTTCTGGCTCCCCACGGCTCCTGATGGTTACAAGGCGGTCGGCGCGGTGGTCACGGCCACGTCTGACAAGCCTTCGCCCGACGAGGTCCGGTGCGTCCGCGCCGACTTCACCGACGCGTGCGAGACCGAGAAGCCGGAACTGAGCAACAGCGACAAGGACGGCTTCAGCGCGGCCACTCTGAGGCCGGCGGTCCGTGGCATCGACGCCCGAGGAGTGCACGCCGGCACGTTCCTAGCTCAGAGCAGCGTGACACCGGCGAACGCCTCGTCGCTGGCATGCCTGAAGAACAACAGCGCGAGTTACACGTCCGCCATGCCTGACCTGGCTCAGGTGAACTCCCTCCTCGCGGCCTACGCGCCGCACGTGTACCTGCACCCGAACGAATCCTACTTCCCTTCGTCGGCGACATGGTTCTTCGAGAACGGCGCGCTGCTGTACCAGAAGGGAAGCCAGATCCCGACGCCGGTGGCCGCCGACGGGTCGAACCTCCCGCAAGGCGGCGGCAACGACGGCGGGTACTGGCTCGACCTGCCGGCGGACAACAAGCAGAGGGAGAAGGTCAAGAAGAGCGACCTCGCCAGCGCGAAGGTGTACGTGCAGGCGAAGCCGATGCTGGGGGGGACGGTGACCGACCTCGCCGTGTGGATCTTCTACCCGTTCAACGGGCCGGCGCGCGCCAAGGTCGGCTTCCTCACGATCCCGCTGGGCGAGATCGGCGAGCACGTCGGCGACTGGGAGCACGTGACGCTACGCGTGAGCAACTTCTCCGGCGAGCTCCGCCGGATGTACTTCTCGCAGCACAGCGCGGGGACGTGGGTGGAGGCGTCGCAGCTGGAGTACCTCGACGCGGGAGACGGCGGGAACAGGCCGGTGGCGTACGCGTCGCGGCACGGGCACGCGTTGTACCCGAAGGCGGGGCTGGTGCTGCAGGGCGACTCGAGGCTGGGCGTCGGGATCCGGAACGACACCTCCAGGGGGAGCAGGCTGgacaccggcggcgccgggcggtgCGAGGTGGTGTCGGCGGAGTACCTCGGCGTCGCGGAGCCGGCGTGGCTCGGGTTCGAGCGCGGGTGGGGTCCGAAGGAGGAGTACGTCATCGGGCGTGTGATCAACCGCGTGGCGTGGATCCTGCCGCGCTCGGTGAGGGAGCGGCTGGCCAAGCTGGTGGAGAAGGTGTTCGTCGGCGATGGGCCGACGGGGCCCAAGATGCATGGCAACTGGAGGAACGACGAGAGGGAGGCCCGGTGA
- the LOC111256413 gene encoding uncharacterized protein LOC111256413, whose amino-acid sequence MLEWYRKKDPKAALVTGENAPGNNQMSSPMVQKDLARACAEETSELIKSEIGDRCFAVLVDEARDASIKEQMAVVVRFVNDKGSVIERFLGIEHVSDTTSTSLKEALDTMLRRYGLSISKIRGPGYDGASNMRGQFHGLQRLCFLQEERSTPSKSS is encoded by the exons ATGCTCGAATGGTACAGAAAGAAGGATCCTAAGGCTGCACTTGTGACTGGTGAAAATGCTCCAGGGAATAATCAAATGAGTAGTCCAATGGTTCAGAAAGATTTGGCTAGGGCTTGTGCAGAGGAGACAAGTGAGTTAATTAAAAGTGAAATAGGAGATCGTTGTTTTGCGGTTCTTGTCGACGAGGCTCGTGATGCATCTATTAAGGAACAAATGGCTGTGGTTGTGAG GTTTGTCAATGATAAAGGAAGTGTGATTGAGAGGTTTCTTGGCATTGAACATGTTTCTGACACCACATCAACTTCACTAAAAGAAGCATTGGATACTATGCTTAGAAGATATGGTCTATCTATTTCCAAGATTAGAGGGCCAGGATATGATGGAGCTTCAAATATGAGAGGACAATTTCATGGGTTACAAAGATTG TGCTTCTTGCAAGAGGAAAGATCAACTCCTTCAAAGTCATCATGA